One window from the genome of Leuconostoc suionicum encodes:
- a CDS encoding helix-turn-helix domain-containing protein — MNNKKGSVIKEIRKIRGISQQRLGVLIGSQSMVSRIENNKTEPTDHTVFLLCNALNISFEEYFSAIFGKKKTT, encoded by the coding sequence ATGAATAATAAAAAAGGATCTGTTATCAAAGAAATTAGGAAGATACGAGGAATATCTCAACAACGGTTGGGTGTTTTAATTGGCTCACAATCAATGGTATCTAGAATAGAGAATAATAAGACAGAACCAACTGATCACACAGTATTTTTGCTGTGTAACGCCCTCAATATTTCATTTGAAGAATATTTTTCCGCTATTTTTGGAAAAAAAAAAACAACTTAA
- a CDS encoding Rgg family transcriptional regulator, with the protein MTQLLQNDMIKNPNDPFMRHYYLMSLSTLYHLDFLVASIDDQNELIDYFFNISYWQFYDLCLLENVVNMIHVERSTPYISDILKQYATNNMPMASVETVSKILINALETSIIQRKDDFTRYLLDKVKKYKFNTDDFKFQTWLLFWTGVFENNNNKIRHAYSIATYLHQNITLKNFDKFLTITQTPSPFFEDTKKDTPKS; encoded by the coding sequence TTGACACAATTATTACAAAATGATATGATCAAGAATCCTAACGACCCTTTCATGCGTCATTATTATTTAATGTCGCTATCTACTTTGTATCACTTAGATTTCCTGGTTGCATCAATCGACGATCAGAATGAATTGATTGATTACTTTTTTAATATTAGTTACTGGCAGTTCTATGACTTATGTTTACTGGAAAATGTAGTTAACATGATACATGTTGAAAGAAGCACACCTTACATATCTGACATTCTTAAACAGTACGCTACAAATAATATGCCAATGGCATCCGTTGAAACTGTGAGCAAAATATTGATTAATGCTTTAGAAACAAGCATCATACAAAGAAAAGATGACTTTACTAGATATCTACTAGATAAAGTTAAAAAATATAAATTTAACACCGATGACTTTAAGTTTCAAACGTGGCTACTATTTTGGACTGGGGTGTTTGAGAATAATAATAACAAAATTAGGCACGCCTATAGTATTGCTACGTACCTACATCAAAATATTACTTTAAAAAATTTTGATAAGTTTTTAACAATTACTCAAACTCCTAGTCCTTTTTTTGAAGACACAAAAAAAGACACGCCTAAAAGTTAA
- a CDS encoding PTS sugar transporter subunit IIC yields the protein MSIKAEGEKWSSKESQDLRNEEYARKAKENAPVEFSGQTDLRLKDFFFKVLSGSAQGILIGVLPSAVMKYIIQYSGLGTTAFGANLSAILTLFTSLIPFLIGMAVALQFKMKSLDVGVVAVATAVASGSIKWAVAPKGWLNPVTGLNSVAPANVYIASGAGDVINAMIVSAIAVFITWLVARYLKGFGSVAIILSPILVGGGVGLIGKMIAPYVGDVTTWIGQLVETFTKLAPIPMAMLIAMAFAIIIITPVSTVGIALAISLSGIGSGAAAMGVVATTIVLLINSWKVNKPGVTVAIALGAMKGMMPSVFAKPVTMLSFLLAAAISGIPVALFNIQGTPTTAGFGYIGLVSPIQSMVKDPTVPSTVMNHFINPAIAVLAWLVIPIIAGFIAQFVFSKLLKLYTPMDFQQDL from the coding sequence ATGTCTATCAAAGCAGAAGGCGAGAAGTGGTCTTCCAAAGAATCGCAGGATTTGCGTAATGAAGAATATGCACGTAAAGCGAAAGAAAATGCCCCCGTTGAGTTTAGTGGTCAAACTGATTTACGTTTGAAGGACTTCTTTTTTAAGGTTTTGTCAGGTTCAGCGCAAGGTATTTTAATTGGTGTTTTACCATCAGCTGTTATGAAGTACATCATTCAGTATTCAGGTCTGGGTACTACGGCATTTGGTGCTAATTTGAGTGCTATTTTAACGTTATTCACATCATTGATTCCATTTTTGATTGGTATGGCGGTTGCTTTACAGTTCAAAATGAAGAGTTTAGATGTTGGTGTTGTTGCGGTAGCAACAGCCGTGGCTTCTGGATCAATCAAGTGGGCCGTTGCACCTAAAGGGTGGCTTAATCCAGTGACTGGCCTCAACTCTGTAGCACCTGCTAACGTTTATATAGCATCTGGTGCTGGTGATGTGATCAATGCAATGATTGTTTCCGCTATTGCGGTTTTCATTACTTGGCTTGTTGCCCGTTACCTAAAAGGATTTGGATCAGTTGCTATTATTTTAAGTCCTATCCTTGTCGGTGGTGGCGTTGGCTTGATCGGTAAAATGATTGCGCCCTATGTCGGGGATGTTACTACTTGGATTGGTCAATTAGTTGAAACATTTACTAAATTAGCTCCTATACCTATGGCAATGTTAATTGCAATGGCTTTTGCTATTATTATTATTACACCAGTTTCAACTGTTGGAATTGCTTTGGCAATTAGTTTATCAGGAATTGGATCTGGTGCGGCCGCCATGGGTGTTGTTGCTACAACCATTGTGTTATTAATTAATTCATGGAAAGTCAATAAGCCAGGTGTAACAGTTGCTATTGCATTAGGTGCCATGAAAGGTATGATGCCATCAGTATTTGCAAAGCCGGTAACGATGCTATCATTCTTGTTGGCTGCCGCGATTTCTGGTATTCCAGTTGCGTTGTTTAATATCCAGGGAACGCCAACAACAGCTGGATTTGGTTATATTGGATTGGTATCACCAATCCAATCAATGGTCAAAGATCCTACTGTACCTTCAACAGTTATGAATCACTTCATTAATCCAGCTATTGCAGTTCTGGCATGGTTGGTTATTCCTATTATTGCAGGATTCATTGCACAATTTGTGTTTAGCAAACTATTGAAACTTTATACACCAATGGATTTCCAACAAGATTTATAA
- a CDS encoding D-2-hydroxyacid dehydrogenase, which yields MKIFAYGIRDDEKPSLEEWKAANPEIEVDYTQELLTPETAKLAEGSDSAVVYQQLDYTRETLTALANVGVTNLSLRNVGTDNIDFDAAREFNFNISNVPVYSPNAIAEHSMIQLSRLLRRTKALDAKIAKHDLRWAPTIGREMRMQTVGVIGTGHIGRVAINILKGFGAKVIAYDKYPNAELQAEGLYVDTLDELYAQADAISLYVPGVPENHHLINAEAIAKMKDGVVIMNAARGNLMDIDAIIDGLNSGKISDFGMDVYENEVGLFNEDWSGKEFPDAKIADLISRENVLVTPHTAFYTTKAVLEMVHQSFDAAVAFAKGEKPTIAVEY from the coding sequence ATGAAGATTTTTGCTTACGGCATTCGTGATGATGAAAAGCCATCACTTGAAGAATGGAAAGCGGCTAACCCAGAGATTGAAGTGGACTACACACAAGAGCTATTGACACCTGAAACAGCTAAGTTGGCTGAGGGATCAGATTCAGCTGTTGTTTACCAACAACTGGACTATACACGTGAAACATTGACAGCTTTAGCTAACGTTGGTGTTACTAACTTGTCATTGCGTAACGTTGGTACAGATAACATTGATTTTGATGCAGCACGTGAATTTAACTTTAACATTTCAAATGTTCCTGTTTATTCACCAAATGCTATTGCAGAACACTCAATGATTCAATTATCTCGTTTGCTACGTCGCACGAAAGCATTGGATGCCAAAATTGCTAAGCACGACTTGCGCTGGGCACCAACAATTGGACGTGAAATGCGTATGCAAACAGTTGGTGTTATTGGTACAGGCCATATTGGCCGTGTTGCTATTAACATTTTGAAAGGCTTTGGGGCAAAGGTTATTGCTTATGATAAGTACCCAAATGCTGAATTGCAAGCAGAAGGTTTGTACGTTGACACATTAGACGAATTATATGCACAAGCTGATGCAATTTCATTGTATGTTCCTGGTGTGCCTGAAAACCATCATCTAATCAATGCAGAGGCTATTGCTAAGATGAAGGATGGCGTGGTTATCATGAATGCTGCGCGTGGTAATTTGATGGACATTGATGCTATTATTGATGGTTTGAATTCTGGTAAGATTTCAGACTTCGGTATGGACGTTTATGAAAATGAAGTTGGCTTGTTCAATGAAGATTGGTCTGGTAAAGAATTCCCAGATGCTAAGATTGCTGACTTGATTTCACGCGAAAATGTATTGGTTACGCCACATACGGCTTTCTATACAACTAAAGCTGTTCTAGAAATGGTTCACCAATCATTTGATGCAGCAGTTGCTTTCGCCAAAGGTGAGAAGCCAACTATTGCTGTTGAATATTAA
- a CDS encoding prenyltransferase, with protein sequence MTYKQFLDLVEIRVVVPSIAPLLVGLAYSQWQYARVNWLNTLLLIIATVAVHLAVNTFNRYEDNKRQKENSFLRESDDAEAITDKQVLHVAEALALIAVIAGVSVALRTDYITWIIGIVSFLIGYFYSAGPKPITNTPFGEIVSGITMGYFIFVAQVYVNTRMVPTGNVLFQWFIVSLPLTIFIAEIMFANNIADYDEDQANDRHTLVHYIGIKNAKKIYVFWAILAFVEIILVTLVGWLPTTSYALLILLPIIIKNARAFVNHPVKKETFILAIKNLVVIFMGMLVTLLVGIFL encoded by the coding sequence ATGACATATAAGCAGTTCTTAGATTTGGTGGAGATTCGGGTTGTTGTACCGAGTATTGCACCATTATTAGTTGGTTTAGCATATAGCCAGTGGCAGTATGCTCGTGTTAATTGGTTGAATACATTACTGTTAATTATTGCAACGGTTGCGGTACATTTAGCAGTTAATACTTTCAATCGTTACGAGGATAATAAACGCCAAAAAGAAAACTCATTTTTGAGGGAGTCTGATGATGCTGAAGCAATTACTGATAAACAAGTATTGCATGTTGCAGAAGCTCTGGCTTTGATTGCAGTGATTGCAGGAGTTAGTGTCGCTTTGCGAACGGATTATATCACTTGGATTATTGGAATTGTTAGTTTTTTAATTGGTTATTTTTATTCTGCCGGACCAAAACCAATCACAAATACACCGTTTGGTGAAATTGTGTCTGGAATAACAATGGGCTATTTTATTTTTGTGGCTCAAGTATATGTAAACACACGCATGGTGCCGACAGGTAATGTCCTGTTTCAATGGTTTATCGTTAGTTTACCATTGACCATTTTTATTGCAGAGATTATGTTTGCTAATAACATTGCTGATTATGATGAGGATCAAGCAAATGATCGACATACGTTAGTTCACTACATAGGCATTAAAAATGCGAAAAAAATATACGTCTTTTGGGCTATTTTAGCTTTTGTTGAAATTATACTCGTGACACTAGTTGGTTGGTTGCCAACAACTTCTTATGCTTTATTAATTTTACTGCCGATTATTATCAAAAATGCACGCGCATTCGTAAATCATCCTGTCAAAAAAGAGACATTCATTTTAGCCATTAAAAATTTAGTTGTCATTTTTATGGGGATGCTTGTTACTTTATTAGTAGGCATATTTTTATAG
- a CDS encoding DUF421 domain-containing protein encodes MSIYLPILTKLAIGLVALIIQINVMGKGNLAPTNALDQVQNYVLGGIIGAVIYSDTITVFQFTIVLIIWTMLVMTFKFLKEHNRYVKLLIDGQPKVVIERGKVNIKNVLSSGLSANDLMFKLRSQSVYDLSQVKRAVLEINGQLTVILAGEENMKYPIIFDGQINTDVLEVIDRDESWLTDTVQNQGYESINDIFVGEYIDGKVRLTPYESK; translated from the coding sequence ATGAGTATTTATCTACCCATATTAACTAAGCTAGCAATTGGGTTGGTGGCTTTAATAATTCAGATTAATGTTATGGGCAAGGGTAATTTAGCACCAACAAACGCGTTAGATCAGGTTCAAAATTATGTTTTGGGTGGTATTATTGGCGCAGTTATTTACTCAGACACCATCACAGTTTTTCAATTTACAATTGTATTGATTATTTGGACAATGTTAGTCATGACATTCAAGTTTTTAAAAGAACATAATCGTTACGTCAAACTATTAATTGATGGACAGCCTAAGGTTGTCATTGAACGAGGAAAAGTGAACATCAAAAACGTCCTGTCTTCTGGCTTATCAGCGAATGATTTAATGTTTAAATTACGATCACAAAGTGTTTATGATTTGTCTCAAGTTAAAAGAGCTGTGCTTGAAATAAATGGACAGCTGACAGTAATCTTAGCTGGTGAAGAGAATATGAAATATCCTATTATTTTTGATGGACAAATCAACACAGATGTATTGGAGGTCATTGATCGTGATGAGTCATGGTTAACTGACACTGTACAAAATCAAGGTTATGAAAGTATTAACGACATATTCGTTGGCGAGTATATCGACGGTAAAGTTCGCTTAACGCCATATGAAAGTAAGTGA
- a CDS encoding DUF3290 domain-containing protein, translating to MNFYSVDYLVKQTNINDTIGKYLMVVVFVLMAIGAVASVRNRLQTRYRELSIIALLLFLFLAGARYTDYQQAKSQDDQKTQMAAFVTKFAKTQGVSKDKLYFNSTTVSDGMLVKMEKKYYRLTISADQQSYSLTRAYLINSKVKVVK from the coding sequence ATGAATTTTTATTCTGTTGATTATTTAGTAAAACAAACTAATATAAACGATACTATTGGTAAATATCTGATGGTTGTTGTTTTTGTATTGATGGCAATAGGAGCAGTTGCTTCAGTTAGAAATCGTTTGCAAACCCGTTATCGCGAATTGAGTATTATAGCGTTATTGCTTTTTTTATTCCTAGCTGGGGCACGATACACAGACTATCAACAAGCTAAATCACAAGATGATCAAAAAACGCAAATGGCTGCTTTTGTAACTAAGTTTGCCAAAACGCAAGGTGTTTCCAAAGATAAATTATATTTTAATTCGACAACAGTGAGTGATGGTATGTTGGTTAAAATGGAAAAAAAATATTATCGACTCACAATTAGCGCTGATCAACAATCTTATAGCCTGACACGTGCATACCTAATTAACTCGAAAGTGAAGGTGGTCAAATGA
- a CDS encoding C1 family peptidase yields the protein MKTEITEQQIQLLREQTSTHQNDVIRRAVVKNGIYNASFNQSVVNANMPIFSIDLDTGKVANQKQSGRCWMFAALNTMRHDIKDRFHVSDEFQLSQSYTLFWDKFEKANYFYENILKTATESLDSRRVSFLLTTPQQDGGQWDMMVSIIEKYGVVPQAIYPESSSSSATKELNSTLNTLLRHDATVLRNLVANQATEKDIADMRNSMLANVYRLLSLTLGEPPVKFDFEYRDELNNFHVEHQISPQDYYKKFVGWDLGEYVSVINAPTIDKPYNATYNVEMLGNVIGGRDVKHLNVDVNKMKNLAIEQLKDGQSVWFGVDMGPQVDRDSGLMANNIFSTDELFSVNSSMTKAQRLDYGQSLMTHAMVLTGVDLDEAGKPKKWKVENSWGEKVGKKGYFTMSDEWMSEYAYQIVVEKKYLDSKLVDIYENATPKLLAPWDPMGALA from the coding sequence TTGAAAACAGAAATTACAGAACAACAAATTCAATTGTTGCGCGAACAGACATCAACTCATCAAAATGATGTCATTCGTCGCGCTGTTGTTAAAAATGGCATTTACAATGCAAGTTTCAATCAATCGGTTGTGAACGCTAATATGCCAATATTTTCCATTGACTTAGACACAGGTAAAGTGGCAAACCAAAAACAGTCCGGCCGTTGCTGGATGTTTGCCGCATTGAATACTATGAGACATGATATTAAAGACAGATTTCATGTTAGTGATGAGTTTCAACTTTCACAAAGTTATACACTGTTCTGGGATAAATTTGAAAAAGCGAATTATTTTTATGAAAACATCCTAAAAACGGCAACTGAATCATTGGATTCCCGTCGCGTCTCCTTTTTGCTAACCACACCGCAACAAGATGGCGGTCAATGGGATATGATGGTCTCAATTATTGAAAAATATGGCGTCGTCCCTCAGGCAATCTATCCTGAGTCAAGTTCTTCTTCTGCCACTAAAGAGCTTAATAGTACGCTGAATACGCTTTTACGCCACGATGCAACTGTTCTCCGTAACCTAGTGGCTAATCAGGCCACAGAAAAAGATATCGCGGACATGCGTAATAGTATGCTTGCCAACGTTTATCGTCTCTTGTCTCTAACTTTAGGCGAACCACCGGTTAAGTTTGATTTTGAATATCGTGATGAATTAAATAATTTCCATGTTGAACACCAGATTTCACCACAAGACTATTACAAAAAGTTTGTTGGTTGGGATTTGGGTGAATATGTATCTGTTATTAATGCGCCAACTATAGATAAACCCTATAATGCTACCTATAATGTTGAAATGTTGGGCAATGTCATTGGTGGTCGTGACGTAAAACATCTCAATGTGGATGTTAACAAAATGAAAAATCTGGCTATTGAACAACTTAAGGATGGCCAGAGCGTCTGGTTTGGTGTAGATATGGGACCTCAAGTTGATCGTGACAGTGGTCTAATGGCTAATAATATTTTCTCGACAGATGAATTGTTCAGCGTTAATTCGAGTATGACCAAAGCACAACGATTGGACTATGGGCAAAGTTTGATGACTCATGCCATGGTATTAACCGGTGTTGATCTTGACGAAGCAGGAAAACCCAAAAAGTGGAAAGTTGAAAACTCTTGGGGTGAAAAAGTTGGTAAAAAAGGCTACTTTACAATGTCAGATGAATGGATGAGTGAATATGCTTATCAAATTGTTGTTGAAAAAAAGTATCTGGATTCAAAACTAGTTGATATTTACGAAAACGCCACGCCCAAACTTTTGGCACCATGGGATCCTATGGGTGCACTAGCTTAA
- a CDS encoding DHA2 family efflux MFS transporter permease subunit yields the protein MQNIVHEKTNSKRWLALIAISLGVFMALIDTTVVNVALPSIQTSLNASYSDLQWVISSYTIVFSVLLLIWAKLGDLYGRKLMFMLGLVIFTIGSGLDAVSTTISMLHIFRAVQAVGGSALMSLSFALIGTSFDGKERGIALGILSSIIGLSTASGPLLGGWLVDAFSWQSIFTINLPVGIITIILAWFFIPNKQTHRASGRVDFLGMILSAGTIFSLVFGLVQKEMHANWSWGELQVAGYLGMAVVLFALFIWRQWTTKNPMMDLSMFKSSSFTGAVIIAFFLGAGLYGFFAYLSTFMQNYVGYTAWQTGLRQATISGFSLILGPIAGMLTNRLRHGYMLAFSAFFIGIGLFTLSALTTETATFADFWPAFIIIGIGGGSINPPMTTAAMSSVEPHQMGMASGMISTFMQVGVSFGVVFQGLRLADGYQAGLSQYLPKVTGAPTAMITTLHRVLVDAGPFSGHAIVTSKRVLATPFAHDLQTAIRLSFNRGFISIMHLDAVLLIVGGIIAAILIKTGGNDNSSK from the coding sequence ATGCAAAATATAGTACACGAAAAAACAAACTCTAAGCGTTGGTTAGCATTAATTGCTATTTCACTCGGGGTGTTTATGGCGTTAATTGACACCACAGTGGTTAATGTCGCTTTACCTAGTATTCAGACCAGTTTGAATGCGTCATATTCCGACCTACAATGGGTCATTTCTTCTTATACAATTGTTTTCTCGGTGTTATTGTTGATTTGGGCAAAGCTAGGAGATTTATACGGCCGCAAATTGATGTTTATGCTTGGATTGGTCATTTTTACGATTGGTTCAGGTCTGGATGCTGTGTCAACAACAATCAGTATGTTACATATTTTCCGTGCAGTTCAAGCTGTCGGTGGATCCGCCCTCATGTCATTATCGTTTGCTTTAATTGGCACAAGTTTTGATGGCAAAGAGCGTGGCATTGCCTTAGGTATTTTAAGTTCAATTATTGGTCTTTCAACTGCTTCGGGTCCGCTCTTAGGTGGCTGGTTAGTGGATGCCTTTTCATGGCAATCCATTTTCACAATTAATTTGCCAGTTGGTATCATAACAATAATTTTGGCATGGTTCTTCATTCCTAACAAACAAACCCATCGTGCCAGTGGTCGAGTAGACTTTTTGGGTATGATATTATCAGCTGGAACCATTTTTTCTTTGGTTTTTGGCTTGGTTCAGAAGGAAATGCACGCTAATTGGAGTTGGGGTGAGCTTCAAGTGGCTGGCTATTTAGGTATGGCTGTTGTCTTGTTTGCATTGTTCATCTGGCGTCAATGGACCACTAAAAATCCCATGATGGATTTGAGTATGTTCAAATCATCTTCCTTTACAGGAGCAGTCATTATCGCATTTTTCTTAGGCGCTGGTTTGTATGGATTTTTTGCTTATCTATCTACCTTTATGCAAAACTATGTCGGCTATACAGCTTGGCAAACAGGATTACGGCAAGCAACCATATCAGGATTTTCGCTTATTTTAGGACCCATCGCTGGTATGTTAACAAACCGTTTGCGCCATGGCTATATGCTGGCATTTTCAGCCTTCTTTATAGGCATCGGCTTGTTTACCTTGAGTGCACTAACGACGGAAACGGCAACATTTGCTGATTTCTGGCCAGCCTTTATTATTATTGGTATTGGTGGTGGTTCGATAAATCCACCAATGACAACAGCAGCTATGTCATCTGTAGAACCTCATCAAATGGGTATGGCTTCTGGAATGATATCTACGTTTATGCAGGTTGGTGTGAGTTTTGGTGTGGTATTCCAAGGCTTACGTTTAGCTGATGGTTATCAAGCAGGATTGTCACAATATTTACCAAAAGTTACTGGTGCACCAACAGCAATGATTACTACATTACACCGGGTATTAGTTGATGCTGGACCATTTTCTGGTCATGCAATTGTGACAAGCAAACGAGTATTAGCAACACCTTTTGCGCACGACTTACAGACGGCTATTCGTTTGTCATTTAATCGAGGATTTATTAGTATTATGCATTTAGATGCCGTTTTGTTAATTGTCGGTGGTATTATTGCAGCTATCTTAATTAAAACAGGTGGAAATGACAACAGTTCAAAATAA
- a CDS encoding PadR family transcriptional regulator, with product MYELYILGQLLFTDRSAYKLRFVLENILGAHRKVSFGVLYPLLEKMKDAGTIVMTDDIDWRGKKKIHITPAGRVRFDELMREPVQQNAHLDDVYLFKLSGLELVDAQLAHQIIDDFRSEKLSQRDGYKEHLAELEVRHAGASFLPSARRLNQLQIDLANTYLDYVDKIESELE from the coding sequence ATGTATGAACTATATATTTTAGGTCAATTGCTATTTACAGATCGCTCAGCATATAAGCTGCGTTTTGTCTTGGAAAATATTTTAGGTGCCCATCGAAAAGTTAGTTTTGGTGTTTTGTATCCCTTATTGGAAAAGATGAAAGATGCTGGGACAATTGTGATGACAGATGATATTGATTGGCGAGGCAAGAAAAAAATACATATTACCCCTGCTGGCAGAGTTCGTTTTGATGAATTGATGAGAGAACCAGTTCAGCAAAATGCGCACCTAGATGATGTTTATTTGTTCAAATTATCTGGCTTGGAGTTAGTTGATGCGCAATTAGCGCACCAAATCATTGATGATTTTCGTTCGGAAAAATTATCTCAGCGTGATGGTTATAAGGAACATTTGGCGGAATTAGAAGTACGTCACGCAGGGGCCTCATTTTTACCATCTGCGCGGAGGTTAAATCAGTTACAAATTGATTTAGCCAACACCTATTTAGATTATGTCGACAAAATTGAAAGTGAATTAGAATAA
- the groL gene encoding chaperonin GroEL (60 kDa chaperone family; promotes refolding of misfolded polypeptides especially under stressful conditions; forms two stacked rings of heptamers to form a barrel-shaped 14mer; ends can be capped by GroES; misfolded proteins enter the barrel where they are refolded when GroES binds), producing the protein MAKELKFSEDARAKMKAGVDKLADTVKTTIGPKGRNVVLEQSYGAPTITNDGVTIAKAIELEDHFENMGAKLVAEVASKTNDIAGDGTTTATVLTQAIVGEGLKNVTAGANPVGIRTGIEKATAAAVAKLHEMSHTVNTKDEIAQIASISAANEEVGELIAEAMDKVGNDGVITIEESKGIETTLDVVEGMQFDRGYMSQYMVTDNDKMEANLDNPYILITDKKIGNIQDILPVLQSVVEQGRALLIIADDITGEALPTLVLNKMRGTFNVVAVKAPGFGDRRKAQLEDIAILTGGTVITEDLGLNLKDVTIDQLGQASKINITKDNTTIVEGSGDKGAVASRVDTIKQQIAETTSDFDREKLQERLAKLAGGVAVINVGAATETELKERKYRIEDALNATRAAVEEGFVAGGGTALVNVIAAVSALSEEGDVQTGINTVIKALESPVRQIAENAGLEGSVIVNKLKEQKEGFGYNAATDEWVDMIAAGIVDPTKVTRSALQNAASVSALLLTTEAVVAEEPKDDAPAAMPQGGMPGMM; encoded by the coding sequence ATGGCTAAAGAATTAAAGTTTTCAGAAGATGCACGCGCAAAGATGAAGGCGGGTGTTGATAAACTAGCTGATACAGTTAAAACTACAATTGGACCAAAGGGTCGTAACGTGGTCTTGGAACAATCATACGGTGCACCAACAATTACAAACGATGGTGTGACAATTGCCAAGGCAATTGAATTAGAAGATCATTTTGAAAATATGGGTGCTAAGCTTGTAGCTGAAGTTGCTTCAAAGACAAACGATATCGCAGGTGATGGTACAACAACTGCTACTGTTTTGACTCAAGCAATTGTTGGTGAGGGCTTGAAGAATGTGACTGCCGGTGCTAATCCTGTTGGTATTCGAACAGGAATTGAAAAAGCTACTGCTGCAGCCGTTGCAAAGCTGCATGAAATGTCACACACAGTTAATACTAAAGATGAAATTGCACAAATTGCATCAATTTCAGCCGCCAATGAAGAAGTTGGTGAATTAATTGCTGAAGCAATGGATAAAGTTGGTAATGACGGTGTAATCACCATCGAAGAATCAAAGGGTATCGAAACAACACTTGATGTTGTTGAGGGTATGCAATTTGATCGTGGTTACATGTCACAATACATGGTGACTGACAATGACAAAATGGAAGCCAACTTAGATAATCCATACATCTTGATTACTGATAAGAAGATTGGTAACATTCAAGATATTTTGCCAGTATTGCAAAGTGTTGTTGAACAAGGACGTGCTTTGTTAATCATTGCTGACGATATTACTGGTGAAGCATTGCCAACACTAGTTTTGAACAAGATGCGCGGTACATTTAATGTTGTTGCGGTTAAGGCACCAGGATTTGGTGATCGCCGTAAGGCACAATTGGAAGATATCGCTATCTTAACTGGTGGTACAGTAATCACTGAAGATCTTGGTTTGAATTTGAAGGATGTTACAATTGATCAACTTGGTCAAGCTTCAAAGATTAACATCACAAAGGATAACACAACAATTGTTGAAGGTTCAGGTGATAAGGGTGCTGTCGCATCTCGTGTTGACACAATCAAGCAACAAATTGCTGAAACAACTTCTGATTTTGATCGTGAAAAGTTGCAAGAACGTCTTGCAAAGTTGGCTGGTGGTGTCGCTGTTATTAACGTTGGTGCAGCCACAGAAACTGAACTGAAAGAACGTAAGTACCGCATTGAAGATGCTTTGAATGCAACGCGTGCTGCTGTCGAAGAAGGTTTCGTTGCCGGTGGTGGTACAGCCTTGGTAAATGTTATTGCTGCTGTTTCAGCTTTGTCAGAAGAAGGCGACGTTCAAACTGGTATCAATACTGTTATTAAAGCATTGGAATCACCTGTTCGTCAAATCGCTGAAAATGCTGGCTTAGAAGGATCAGTGATTGTTAACAAGTTGAAGGAACAAAAAGAAGGATTTGGTTACAACGCTGCTACTGATGAGTGGGTAGACATGATTGCCGCTGGTATTGTCGATCCTACTAAGGTAACACGTTCAGCATTGCAAAATGCCGCCTCTGTTTCAGCATTGTTGTTGACAACAGAAGCTGTCGTTGCTGAAGAACCAAAAGATGACGCACCAGCCGCTATGCCACAAGGTGGTATGCCAGGTATGATGTAG
- the groES gene encoding co-chaperone GroES, translating into MLKPLGDRVIIEVTEAAEETVGGIVLASNAKDKPVTGKVVAAGTGYVLNDGTVRDLTVKVGDEVLFDKYAGQEVSFEGQDYLALHEKDIVAVVE; encoded by the coding sequence ATGTTGAAGCCATTAGGTGATCGTGTGATTATTGAAGTAACGGAAGCTGCAGAAGAAACTGTCGGTGGGATTGTTTTGGCAAGTAATGCCAAAGACAAGCCTGTTACTGGTAAAGTTGTAGCTGCGGGTACGGGTTATGTCTTAAATGATGGCACAGTCCGTGATTTGACAGTTAAAGTCGGTGATGAAGTCTTGTTTGATAAGTATGCAGGACAAGAAGTGTCATTTGAGGGGCAAGATTACTTAGCATTGCACGAAAAAGACATTGTTGCAGTCGTCGAATAA